Proteins encoded in a region of the Phoenix dactylifera cultivar Barhee BC4 chromosome 3, palm_55x_up_171113_PBpolish2nd_filt_p, whole genome shotgun sequence genome:
- the LOC103698678 gene encoding LOW QUALITY PROTEIN: pre-mRNA-splicing factor ATP-dependent RNA helicase DEAH10-like (The sequence of the model RefSeq protein was modified relative to this genomic sequence to represent the inferred CDS: deleted 2 bases in 1 codon) has translation MSASLDARGFSEYFGGAKAVHIQGRQYPVDILYTYQPEPDYIDATLITIFQIHLEEGPGDILAFLTGQEEIEAVERLVHERITSYLKAVKKLITVLMYSSLPSDLQMNAFKPAPYGCRKVILATNIAETSVTIPGIKYVIDPGLVKARSYNPVTGMESLIIIPTSKAQALQRSGRAGREGPGKCFRLYPESEFGKLMDSTVPEIKRCNLSNVVLQLKALGVDDIIGFDFMEKPSRMAIVKSLEQLLLLGALTDDYRLSDPIGHQMARLPLDPMYSKALILASQFKCMEEMLIVVAMLSVESIFYFPREKMEEAKAARKKFSSPEGDHISLVNVYRASAECLEKSRTANSKEKKFEKALRKWCRENFINYRSLRHAQDVHSQIQGHIQQMGLSLSSCGDDMLQFRRCLTASFFLNAALKQPDGSYRAMWSSQTVQIHPSSVLFRTKSECIIFNELVRTNQNYVRNLTRVDPLWLPELAPQYYAVEN, from the exons ATGTCTGCTAGTTTGGACGCAAGGGGTTTTTCTGAATACTTTGGCGGTGCAAAAGCTGTACACATTCAAGGAAGGCAGTACCCTGTGGATATACTGTATACATATCAACCTGAGCCAGATTATATAGATGCCACCCTAATTACTATTTTTCAG ATCCATCTAGAGGAGGGTCCTGGAGATATTCTTGCGTTTTTGACTGGGCAAGAGGAGATTGAAGCAGTAGAGAGGCTTGTTCATGAGCGCATT ACCAGCTACCTAAAGGCAGTCAAAAAACTCATAACTGTACTTATGTACTCATCTCTTCCTTCAGATCTGCAAATGAATGCCTTCAAGCCAGCCCCTTATGGTTGTCGCAAG GTCATACTAGCAACAAATATTGCGGAGACTTCTGTTACAATACCCGGCATCAAGTATGTTATAGACCCAGGACTGGTGAAAGCTCGTTCATACAACCCAGTAACAGGGATGGAGTCATTGATCATCATTCCAACCTCAAAAGCACAGGCTCTTCAAAGGAG TGGTCGCGCTGGACGAGAGGGCCCAGGGAAATGCTTCCGATTGTACCCAGAAAGTGAATTTGGTAAACTTATGGATTCGACTGTTCCAGAGATAAAGAGGTGCAACCTCTCAAATGTTGTGCTACAACTGAAAGCCCTAggtgttgatgatattatagggtttgatttcatggaaaagccttCAAG GATGGCTATTGTGAAATCTTTGGAGCAATTACTCCTCCTAGGGGCTTTAACTGATGATTATAGACTATCAGATCCAATTGGTCATCAGATGGCTCGGCTACCATTGGACCCTATGTATTCGAAGGCGCTGATCTTGGCTAGTCAATTCAAGTGCATGGAAGAAATGCTGATAGTGGTTGCGATGCTTTCAGTGgaatctattttttattttcctcGTGAGAAGATGGAAGAG GCAAAAGCTGCAAGGAAGAAATTTTCAAGCCCTGAAGGGGACCATATATCCCTGGTGAATGTATATCGGGCTTCTGCAGAATGCTTAGAGAAGAGCAGAACAGCAAatagtaaagaaaaaaaatttgaaaaagctCTAAGGAAATGGTGCAGGGAGAACTTCATCAATTACCGGTCTCTAAGACATGCACAAGATGTTCACAG TCAAATTCAAGGGCATATCCAGCAAATGGGTCTATCTCTATCATCATGTGGAGATGACATGCTTCAGTTCCGCAGATGCCTTACAGCCTCATTCTTCCTCAATGCAGCACTGAAGCAACCAGATGGATCATACAG GGCTATGTGGAGCAGTCAAACTGTACAGATACATCCTTCTTCAGTTCTGTTCCGGACAAAGTCAGAGTGTATCATCTTCAATGAGTTGGTTCGAACAAATCAAAACTATGTTCGTAACTTAACAAGAGTAGATCCCCTGTGGTTACCAGAACTAGCTCCTCAGTATTATGCTGTAGAaaattaa